A stretch of Saccharothrix texasensis DNA encodes these proteins:
- a CDS encoding AAA family ATPase: MKLHRLAVSGFGPYAVREEVDFDLLGADGLFLLHGDTGAGKTTLLDAVAFALFGKVPGARGDVKRLRCDYADRDTPTYVELELTVRGRRFRIKRSPEYERPKKRGDGATRQQAQVSLTWVSGWTGEGHSRIDDVAREVEGLLGMTAEQFFQVVLLPQGEFARFLRAETAEREKLLEKLFGTERFLDVEKWFRERRAERRREVEQLGRARHDLALRVAEVALEEPPAGGGDQEWLSSLLKRLDEDERDAEQVSAEASDRRALAERDWQEARARQERVRRVRDARRHLDRYAEVEPSLRAWVAERDAARQAAVVVPAQERAVKLARELDAAVAQERAAASAVSALGYEGVDLRGDGERFREEAGGLTGLAAEAERQRADQRRIAQLDRDVATTSQGLATLVAQLDEVPHRLSAARSAVEESAEAAARLPQVAGLAGAAAELPRVERAFREADEARRDAVDAQQAAREKLLRIRRDRLDGMAVELAGQLRAGHGCPVCGSAEHPSPARPVPDAVTALDEDRAADEDQRALDRRQRAERESHRLGERLALLREQLGDRPPAELDREHRSVAARAEQLESRQAALAELEAEVRRALDRRGALERELAEAGAQRAQLVEAVEERGARLEEARGEFPDVVTRRAHLGDLADAVTGLAARRAAVAEHEERLADQRLEVARLASLAGFADVADALAAARPASAVAELETRIREVENTRTAAESTLAELPDTDPDTEVDVAGAEERFRVASDGATEAATALTNARTRAARAADLAGQLRDAWLRLEPVEAEFAELDALTDVINGSGQNTKSMTLRTYVLAARLEEVAVAAGARLERMSQGRYRFVHSVEAGPRGTRGGLGLDVMDDYSGQQRPAKTLSGGESFLASLSLALGLADVVAAGAVLDTLFIDEGFGTLDAETLELVMTTLDELRAGGRVVGLVSHVEELRQRIPTRLRVRKAREGSSLELTA; the protein is encoded by the coding sequence AGACGACGTTGCTCGACGCGGTGGCGTTCGCGCTGTTCGGCAAGGTGCCCGGCGCGCGCGGCGACGTGAAGCGCCTGCGCTGCGACTACGCCGACCGCGACACGCCCACGTACGTGGAGCTGGAGCTGACCGTGCGCGGCCGGCGGTTCCGGATCAAGCGCAGCCCCGAGTACGAGCGGCCGAAGAAGCGCGGCGACGGCGCGACCCGCCAGCAGGCGCAGGTGTCGTTGACGTGGGTCAGCGGGTGGACCGGCGAGGGGCACAGCCGCATCGACGACGTGGCCCGCGAGGTCGAGGGCCTGCTCGGGATGACCGCCGAGCAGTTCTTCCAGGTGGTGCTGCTGCCGCAGGGCGAGTTCGCCCGGTTCCTGCGCGCGGAGACCGCCGAGCGGGAGAAGCTGCTGGAGAAGCTGTTCGGCACGGAGCGGTTCCTGGACGTGGAGAAGTGGTTCCGGGAACGCCGCGCGGAGCGCAGGCGCGAGGTCGAGCAGCTCGGCCGGGCGCGCCACGACCTGGCGCTGCGGGTCGCCGAGGTCGCGCTGGAGGAGCCGCCGGCGGGCGGCGGCGACCAGGAGTGGCTCAGCTCCCTGCTCAAGCGGCTGGACGAGGACGAGCGCGACGCCGAGCAGGTCTCGGCCGAGGCGTCCGACCGGCGCGCCCTCGCCGAGCGGGACTGGCAGGAGGCGCGGGCGCGGCAGGAACGGGTCCGCCGGGTGCGGGACGCGCGCCGCCACCTCGACCGGTACGCCGAGGTCGAGCCGAGCCTGCGGGCGTGGGTCGCCGAACGCGACGCGGCCCGGCAGGCGGCGGTCGTCGTGCCCGCCCAGGAACGCGCGGTGAAGCTGGCCCGCGAGCTCGACGCCGCCGTCGCCCAGGAGCGGGCGGCGGCCTCCGCCGTGTCCGCGCTGGGCTACGAGGGCGTGGATCTCCGCGGTGACGGCGAGCGCTTCCGCGAGGAGGCGGGCGGCCTGACCGGGCTGGCCGCCGAAGCCGAACGGCAGCGCGCGGACCAGCGGCGGATCGCGCAGCTGGACCGCGACGTCGCCACCACGTCCCAGGGGCTGGCCACGCTGGTCGCGCAGCTGGACGAGGTGCCGCACCGGCTGTCCGCCGCGAGGAGCGCGGTCGAGGAGTCGGCCGAGGCCGCCGCCCGGCTGCCGCAGGTGGCGGGACTGGCCGGCGCCGCGGCCGAGCTGCCGCGCGTCGAGCGGGCGTTCCGGGAGGCGGACGAGGCCCGGCGGGACGCGGTGGACGCGCAGCAGGCGGCCCGGGAGAAGCTGCTGCGGATCCGCCGGGACCGGCTGGACGGCATGGCGGTCGAGCTGGCCGGGCAGCTGCGCGCGGGCCACGGGTGCCCGGTGTGCGGTTCGGCCGAGCACCCGTCGCCGGCGCGGCCGGTGCCGGACGCGGTGACGGCCCTGGACGAGGACCGCGCCGCCGACGAGGACCAGCGGGCCCTGGACCGGCGTCAGCGGGCCGAGCGGGAGTCGCACCGGCTGGGCGAGCGGCTGGCGCTGCTGCGCGAGCAGTTGGGCGACCGGCCGCCGGCCGAGCTGGACCGCGAGCACCGGTCCGTCGCCGCGCGGGCCGAGCAGCTGGAGAGCAGGCAGGCCGCGCTGGCGGAGCTGGAGGCCGAGGTGCGCCGCGCGCTCGACCGGCGCGGCGCGCTGGAGCGCGAGCTGGCCGAGGCGGGCGCGCAGCGGGCGCAGCTGGTCGAGGCCGTCGAGGAGCGGGGCGCGCGGCTGGAGGAGGCGCGCGGCGAGTTCCCGGACGTGGTGACCCGGCGGGCGCACCTCGGCGACCTGGCGGACGCGGTGACCGGGCTGGCCGCGCGCCGCGCCGCCGTGGCCGAGCACGAGGAGCGGCTGGCCGACCAGCGGCTGGAGGTGGCGCGGCTGGCGTCGCTGGCCGGGTTCGCCGACGTGGCCGACGCCCTGGCCGCGGCCCGCCCGGCTTCCGCCGTCGCCGAGCTGGAGACCCGGATCCGCGAGGTCGAGAACACCCGGACGGCGGCCGAGAGCACGCTGGCCGAGCTGCCCGACACCGACCCGGACACCGAGGTCGACGTGGCGGGCGCGGAGGAGCGGTTCCGGGTGGCGAGCGACGGCGCGACCGAGGCCGCCACCGCGTTGACCAACGCCCGCACCAGGGCCGCCCGCGCCGCCGACCTGGCCGGGCAGCTCCGCGACGCGTGGCTGCGGCTGGAGCCGGTGGAGGCGGAGTTCGCCGAGCTGGACGCGCTGACCGACGTGATCAACGGGTCGGGGCAGAACACCAAGAGCATGACCCTGCGCACCTACGTGCTGGCCGCCCGGCTGGAGGAGGTCGCGGTGGCCGCCGGCGCCCGGCTGGAGCGGATGAGCCAGGGCCGCTACCGGTTCGTGCACTCGGTCGAGGCCGGTCCGCGGGGCACGAGGGGCGGGCTGGGCCTCGACGTCATGGACGACTACTCGGGGCAGCAGCGGCCGGCGAAGACGCTGTCCGGCGGCGAGTCGTTCCTGGCGTCGCTGTCCCTGGCCCTCGGCCTGGCCGACGTGGTCGCGGCGGGAGCCGTGCTGGACACGCTGTTCATCGACGAGGGTTTCGGCACGCTCGACGCCGAGACGCTGGAGCTGGTGATGACCACGCTGGACGAGCTGCGCGCCGGCGGCCGGGTCGTCGGCCTCGTCTCGCACGTGGAGGAGCTGCGGCAGCGCATCCCGACCCGGCTGCGCGTCCGCAAGGCCCGGGAGGGTTCCTCGCTGGAGCTGACGGCCTGA